Genomic DNA from Pseudomonas fluorescens:
ATAAGTTGCGAACTTGAACCCTGGATTGTCTAGAACAAGCTTTGCACCTGCTCCAGCACTGCGCGGTTCATCTGGCCGGTGTGGGTGTGCAGGCTCACATAGCTTTGCAGCATGTCGAGCTTGGTATTGAGCAGGTCCCGGCGGGCCTGGAACAGCCGCTGCTGCGCGTCAAGAATATCCACCGTGGAGCGCACGCCGCCCTGGAAGCCTTTTTCCGTCGAGGTCAGTGCTCGCTGATTGGACTCCACCGCCCGTTGCATCGCCTTACTCTTGGCAAACCCGGCTACGACGCCCAGGTAATCGGCCTCGATATCCTCGGCCAGTTGTTGGCGTTGCACGTCGTAGTCGGACTGGGCGCCGGCCAGTTGCGCTTCGGCCTTGGCCACCGACGCCCGTACCGCCCCGCCGCGATACAACGGAATATCCAACTGCACCCCCACGTAGTAGGTGTCCTGGCGCGGGTCGAGTTCCTGGTATTGACGGGTTTCCCGCCGGGTCAACTGAGTGGTCAGCGACAAGGTTGGATAATGCCCGGCACGCTGGCTGTCGGCCTGGGCCTCGGCCACTTTTACCGCGGCCAGCCGAGCGGCCAGTTCGGGGCTGGCTTCACGGGCAATCGCCGTCCAGTACGGTAAGTCCTGCTCAGGCGGGATCGGACTGCCGGCGGCCAGTTCTTCACGCATCGGCAGGATGTCATCGATGGGCACACTGGCCCGCCCGGACAAGGCCCGCAACGCCGCCACGCGACGCGCCTGGGCTTCCGCCTCCTGGGCTTGCACCAGGTCGAGCCGCGCCTGGGCTTCGTCGATATCGGTGATCGC
This window encodes:
- a CDS encoding TolC family outer membrane protein, which codes for MVDRRRYRCRVLLGLYTGWALIDPLWAAEGGLSLTAAYDASRLNDPTVQSAAHAFEASRHEEDIGRGGLYPQVSLTSRYGYGGRTDGGDDSTYVNSNDYQANNVTLAAQQPLYDKARWAAYQEGKARGQLGTQVFDVAGQTLYDRVAKGYFDVARAENEIKLIQQQKAAIQGLVVQSKKLYEGGQGAITDIDEAQARLDLVQAQEAEAQARRVAALRALSGRASVPIDDILPMREELAAGSPIPPEQDLPYWTAIAREASPELAARLAAVKVAEAQADSQRAGHYPTLSLTTQLTRRETRQYQELDPRQDTYYVGVQLDIPLYRGGAVRASVAKAEAQLAGAQSDYDVQRQQLAEDIEADYLGVVAGFAKSKAMQRAVESNQRALTSTEKGFQGGVRSTVDILDAQQRLFQARRDLLNTKLDMLQSYVSLHTHTGQMNRAVLEQVQSLF